TCAACCTGCCATTGGTGCCATGTTATTCATGACGAGAGTTTCTCTGATAAGGACGTAGCTGATATATTAAATAAAAACTATGTATGCATAAAGGTTGATAGGGAGGAAAGGCCTGATCTTGACTCTTATTTTATGAACGTTTCTGCAGTTATTAACGGCAGCGGGGGCTGGCCTCTGAACGTTATTTTGCTGCCTGACCGGCGCCCTGTCTTTGCTTTTACTTATGTGCCGAAAGAGGATAGAAGAGGGATGACAGGACTCAAGACGCTGGCTCAGCAGATCGCGTTAATATGGAAAAATGATCCTCAACAGTTCGAAAGTCAAGCTGTCGCTGTTATGGATGCAGTTAAAAATAGAATGCCAGGAAGAGCTAAAATCAATGTCGATGTTTTCTCAAAGCTTGAGTTGTCATTACGCACATCCTTTGACCTGCAGGATGGTGGTTTTTCTGGCTCTCCTAAGTTTTTCAATACACCGGCGCTTAACTATCTATTAGAAAGATTTTACGAAACGGGAAATGAGGAAATTCTCAACTTCATAGGCTTAACTCTGAAGACGATATCAATAAGGGGCATACATGATCTGGTAAACGGTGGTTTCTTTAGATATTCAACGGATACAATGTGGATAGTTCCGCATTTTGAGAAGATGCTTTATACTCAGACGCAACTTATGAAACTCTTTTCGAAGATGTTTATGCTTACCCGTGACAATGTGTATAGGGATATGATATATGACATCAAAAGGTTCATGGATGAAAATCTTTACTGGCCAGGCCATGGATATTATTCTGGCATGGATGCTGACGTTGATGGAAATGAAGGGGGGTACTATAAATGGAGTTTCCAAGACTTAAAAGTGGCTCTCGGCCAAGATTTTGAAGCATTTAGGGCCATATTTGATATTAGTGAAGGCGGCAACTATATGGATGAACTTTATGGCCAAACAGGTGACAATCTTATATATTTTACGGGCAGTTTCGATGAGTATAGAAGATCCATAGAGGAAAATGGAAGTACGGACATGTTAAGTAGGTCTATTGAAAAGCTAAGGGAAGCTGAGAAGAAGAGAAAGAAGCCATCGGTAGACAAAAAGATACTTACAGATTTGAATGGCCTGGCTATTTCTTCGCTTTCTTGGGCTTACAGAGCAACAGGTGATAAAGAATTCCTTGACTCGGCAGTATCGGTATCCGAATTCATTATTAAGAACATGATTGGAGATTATCTTCTTCATAGCTTTTTTGAAGGCTCAGCATCGGTTAAATCCAGCTTGTTTGATTACGCCTTTTTGATCAGGGGCCTAATCGATCTCTACACTATAACATTTGATCAAAAGTACCTTGAAGAGGCTAAAAAATTAGCTGATGAGGCTATAAAATTTCTTTTTGATGGGAAGTTTAAACTATCAGAAGAAATAGATGACCCACAAATAGCTGATTCGGAAGTAGAATCCCCATACGCCACAATTGTTGCAGATCTTGATGATCTATCACTTTTAACAGAAGATCTTCAGTACCATCAGATTGCAGATCAAGCCCTTACGTCTGTGTTCGATGCAGTATCTCGTTTTCCGTCTGCTTTCCCATCCATGGTTATCTCTGCTGAGAAGCACATATATGGAAAAGTAGTTTCTTGTAGAGCCAATAAAGTAAGGGAAGCTGAGAGCATAATTCCAAGTGAAATTGCGCTCTTCTCCCAATTAGAATCTGAAAAGTATAACATTTGCACGTATTTTGCATGCTTGAATCCAGTTGAATCTATTGATGTTTTGAAGAGATCAATTTATAAACTTGCCGATTAACTACTTTCACATCTATTTATTTACAGTGGATACTATTTTATAATAAGTTAATTTTAGTTTTAAATACTACCTATGAATTACTTTAACCATGAATATCGGAACTTTCGATAGGCTACTTTTCGCTTATTCTATTGGTTCTCACATTCTGATCGTACTTATGAGCATAGGGCTTTCAGTGATATTGCCTGTGCTAGAGTACATAGCTATAAAATATAAAGACGTATACTACGATCTGCTTACACGAAGAGTTGCTAAAGCACTGGTTATGTTCTTTGCGGTTGGTACTGCGTCAGGAGCTGTAATGGCTGTAGAACTTATCGATCTCTTTCCGAAGTTCATGACTATTATAGCTGTCGTGGGCGTCCTTCCTTTCTACTATGAAATATTTGCATTCTTTCTCGAGACTATAATGCTTGTGTCTTACTATTACTACTGGGACGTCTTTAAGAACAGGATGCATCACTGGCTCCTCACATTTGGGGTAGCAGGCGGTACGCTCGCCTCCGCAGTATTTATAACTATGATCAATGCATGGATGAATACACCAAACGGATTCAACATAAGCTACTATGAAAAAACTGGCAAGCTTATAGATGTGAATCCATTTATAACAGCTTTAACGCCATCTACAGGAAGAGAAGTGTTCCACGTCGTTATAGTGACTGCTTTTGCAGGGTTGATGGTCCTTGGGGCGTTCTTTGCCTATCAGTATCTAAGGGCGAAGACCGAGGAAGCAAAGACGCTTTACATGAAGGGGCTTAAAGTAACATTTCCGATGAACATGTTCTTGATTATAATGGCCGGACTGTCTGGGACCTTAGAGATGAGCGGGCTGCTCACATACCAGCCTGAAAAATATGCTGCTCTAGATCTTAACCCATACCCAATAGCAAGAGACGCTCCAGAACACCTATTCGGCACGATCGTTGAAAAAAACGGGCATTACTATGTATTAGGTGGAATCAAAATTCCATTTGTTCAGAGTCTCCTTGCGGGCAATGGAAATTTAAACACTCCTGTTCCAGGATTATCTCAGTTTCCGACGAGTACATGGCCTCCATTGGCAGTGCACGATACCTTCGATCTCATGGTAATTGGAGGCACGCTTCTCGGGCTCTTTCTGCTGTCTGTACTTATTGCCTGGAT
This genomic stretch from Thermoplasma volcanium GSS1 harbors:
- a CDS encoding thioredoxin domain-containing protein yields the protein MANELVHEKSPYLLMHSNDPIDWMPWSERAFSKAAAENRLIFLSIGYSTCHWCHVIHDESFSDKDVADILNKNYVCIKVDREERPDLDSYFMNVSAVINGSGGWPLNVILLPDRRPVFAFTYVPKEDRRGMTGLKTLAQQIALIWKNDPQQFESQAVAVMDAVKNRMPGRAKINVDVFSKLELSLRTSFDLQDGGFSGSPKFFNTPALNYLLERFYETGNEEILNFIGLTLKTISIRGIHDLVNGGFFRYSTDTMWIVPHFEKMLYTQTQLMKLFSKMFMLTRDNVYRDMIYDIKRFMDENLYWPGHGYYSGMDADVDGNEGGYYKWSFQDLKVALGQDFEAFRAIFDISEGGNYMDELYGQTGDNLIYFTGSFDEYRRSIEENGSTDMLSRSIEKLREAEKKRKKPSVDKKILTDLNGLAISSLSWAYRATGDKEFLDSAVSVSEFIIKNMIGDYLLHSFFEGSASVKSSLFDYAFLIRGLIDLYTITFDQKYLEEAKKLADEAIKFLFDGKFKLSEEIDDPQIADSEVESPYATIVADLDDLSLLTEDLQYHQIADQALTSVFDAVSRFPSAFPSMVISAEKHIYGKVVSCRANKVREAESIIPSEIALFSQLESEKYNICTYFACLNPVESIDVLKRSIYKLAD
- a CDS encoding cytochrome ubiquinol oxidase subunit I — protein: MNIGTFDRLLFAYSIGSHILIVLMSIGLSVILPVLEYIAIKYKDVYYDLLTRRVAKALVMFFAVGTASGAVMAVELIDLFPKFMTIIAVVGVLPFYYEIFAFFLETIMLVSYYYYWDVFKNRMHHWLLTFGVAGGTLASAVFITMINAWMNTPNGFNISYYEKTGKLIDVNPFITALTPSTGREVFHVVIVTAFAGLMVLGAFFAYQYLRAKTEEAKTLYMKGLKVTFPMNMFLIIMAGLSGTLEMSGLLTYQPEKYAALDLNPYPIARDAPEHLFGTIVEKNGHYYVLGGIKIPFVQSLLAGNGNLNTPVPGLSQFPTSTWPPLAVHDTFDLMVIGGTLLGLFLLSVLIAWILKKKPYESKGFMVAQILFAILTIPIYIGGWVTDEVGRQPWIIYNVMTVYQAANYSPSIIVPGYLIMAFYTILMPFSYWYAFRLMKQGDVKKEISSYKMPSTAHGR